From Elaeis guineensis isolate ETL-2024a chromosome 16, EG11, whole genome shotgun sequence, a single genomic window includes:
- the LOC105059103 gene encoding inorganic phosphate transporter 1-4-like has product MAREQLQVLNALDAAKTQWYHFTAIVVAGMGFFTDAYDLFCISLVTKLLGRIYYHVEGSPTPGSLPPNVSAAVNGVAFCGTLSGQLFFGWLGDKMGRKRVYGMTLLLMVVASIASGLSLGHTPKSVMATLCFFRFWLGFGIGGDYPLSATIMSEYANKKTRGAFIAAVFAMQGIGILAGGTVAIIVSAAFKHGFPAPSYAVDAIASTVPQADFVWRIVLMFGAIPAALTYYWRMKMPETARYTALVARNAKQAAADMSKVLQVQLEEEQTKVDRMTGERANSFGLFSREFMARHGLHLLGTATTWFLLDIAFYSQNLFQKDIFSAIGWIPKAATMNALEEMFKIARAQTLIALCGTVPGYWFTVALIDIIGRFRIQAIGFFMMTVFMLGLAIPYHHWTTPGNHIGFVVMYAFTFFFANFGPNSTTFVVPAEIFPARLRSTCHGISAASGKLGAIVGSFGFLYLAQNPDPAKTDHGYPTGIGVRNSLFVLACCNLLGLFFTFLVPESKGKSLEEISGENEDIAPAAESSMGGGLP; this is encoded by the coding sequence ATGGCGAGGGAGCAGCTACAGGTCCTAAACGCTTTGGACGCGGCAAAGACGCAGTGGTACCACTTCACGGCCATCGTGGTCGCAGGCATGGGCTTCTTCACCGACGCTTACGACCTCTTCTGCATCTCCCTCGTCACCAAGCTCCTCGGTCGCATCTACTACCACGTCGAAGGCTCCCCGACCCCGGGCTCACTCCCCCCCAATGTCTCTGCCGCCGTCAACGGCGTCGCCTTCTGCGGCACCCTCTCCGGCCAGCTCTTCTTCGGGTGGCTCGGAGACAAGATGGGACGCAAGCGCGTCTACGGCATGACCCTCTTGCTCATGGTCGTCGCCTCCATCGCCTCCGGCCTCTCCTTGGGCCACACCCCGAAGTCCGTCATGGCCACCCTCTGCTTCTTCCGCTTCTGGCTCGGCTTCGGCATCGGCGGCGACTACCCACTCTCCGCCACCATCATGTCCGAGTACGCCAACAAGAAGACCCGCGGGGCCTTCATCGCCGCCGTCTTCGCCATGCAGGGCATCGGCATCCTCGCCGGTGGCACGGTCGCCATCATCGTCTCCGCCGCCTTCAAGCACGGCTTCCCTGCCCCCTCCTACGCCGTCGACGCCATAGCCTCCACCGTCCCCCAGGCCGATTTCGTCTGGCGCATAGTTCTCATGTTCGGCGCCATCCCGGCAGCGCTCACCTACTATTGGCGGATGAAGATGCCGGAGACCGCCCGCTACACCGCCCTCGTCGCTAGGAACGCCAAGCAGGCGGCCGCCGACATGTCCAAGGTTCTTCAAGTCCAGCTTGAAGAGGAGCAGACCAAGGTCGATCGGATGACCGGCGAACGAGCCAACAGCTTCGGCCTCTTCTCCAGAGAATTCATGGCTCGCCATGGCCTCCACCTTCTCGGCACCGCCACCACCTGGTTCCTCCTCGACATCGCCTTCTACAGCCAGAATCTCTTCCAAAAAGACATCTTTAGCGCCATCGGATGGATCCCCAAGGCCGCCACCATGAACGCTCTCGAAGAGATGTTTAAGATCGCCAGGGCCCAGACTCTGATCGCCCTCTGCGGCACCGTCCCAGGCTACTGGTTCACTGTCGCCCTCATCGACATCATTGGCCGGTTCAGGATCCAGGCGATCGGCTTCTTCATGATGACGGTGTTCATGCTGGGCCTCGCCATCCCCTACCACCACTGGACCACGCCGGGCAATCATATCGGCTTCGTTGTCATGTACGCGTTCACCTTCTTCTTCGCCAACTTCGGGCCCAACAGCACCACCTTCGTCGTGCCAGCGGAGATTTTCCCGGCCAGGCTGAGGTCGACGTGCCATGGGATCTCGGCGGCGTCCGGGAAGCTTGGGGCGATCGTGGGCTCGTTCGGGTTTCTATACTTGGCCCAGAACCCCGACCCGGCCAAAACCGACCATGGGTACCCTACCGGCATTGGTGTGAGGAACTCCCTCTTCGTGCTTGCCTGCTGCAACCTCCTGGGGCTTTTCTTTACCTTCCTGGTGCCCGAGTCAAAGGGAAAGTCTCTAGAGGAGATTTCTGGCGAGAACGAAGACATTGCCCCAGCGGCAGAATCCAGCATGGGTGGGGGGTTACCGTAG